One stretch of Nitrospirota bacterium DNA includes these proteins:
- a CDS encoding N-acyl homoserine lactonase family protein, which produces MKSAVQYKIHPIVMGTKAFDKGMMTYQHDYGKPYTIPIYCWYLEGGDKKILVDTGEMAPLLSKERENSIGGKIYRFEEGLARWGLSPEQIDIVIHTHLHNDHCENDSKCTNAVFYIHEKELQSIHNPHPLDFRYMEDYISDIEKNGQIISVNSDIEIVPGIKVIHTPAHTEGGMTVLIETSKGKAAITGFCVIMENFNPPMKIKAMEMEVIPPGTVVNPYNAYDIMIKVRDTADILLPLHEPQFASVESIP; this is translated from the coding sequence ATGAAAAGTGCAGTGCAATATAAAATACATCCTATTGTGATGGGGACAAAAGCCTTTGATAAAGGCATGATGACTTACCAGCATGACTACGGAAAGCCCTATACAATCCCTATATATTGCTGGTATCTTGAGGGTGGGGATAAAAAAATACTCGTTGATACTGGAGAGATGGCTCCTTTACTATCTAAAGAGAGGGAAAACTCTATTGGAGGTAAAATCTATAGATTTGAAGAAGGACTTGCCCGTTGGGGGTTATCACCTGAACAAATAGATATTGTAATTCATACACATTTACATAATGACCACTGTGAAAATGATTCAAAATGCACAAATGCGGTTTTTTATATACACGAAAAAGAACTTCAGAGTATACATAATCCACATCCGCTCGATTTCCGTTACATGGAAGACTATATTTCTGACATCGAGAAGAATGGACAAATCATTTCTGTAAACAGTGATATAGAAATAGTCCCCGGCATAAAGGTTATTCATACGCCTGCCCACACTGAAGGTGGGATGACAGTTCTTATTGAGACATCGAAGGGAAAAGCTGCGATAACAGGTTTTTGTGTAATCATGGAGAATTTTAATCCTCCCATGAAAATAAAGGCGATGGAGATGGAGGTTATCCCGCCCGGAACGGTAGTCAATCCCTACAATGCCTATGACATAATGATAAAAGTCAGGGATACCGCTGATATACTGCTTCCGCTTCATGAACCTCAATTTGCATCGGTTGAATCAATTCCTTAG
- a CDS encoding DNA internalization-related competence protein ComEC/Rec2, which produces MHFFIAFLTGVVIFKVFPYFPFSSIFTIVLISLIILLKRKFIPVLIILTGIITGISYAYIRYEPDLLLHYFGREVTVNGIFVSYPIKNNNDTYNQIFRIASAVDSNSQQYLQELDNQEITLFSDEPFEPGLKCKLRIKFLKNRERLNPGEQLNQHRYANVLDIYNEGEKIISLNKKIQDCRNRINVYIEKHFTKDSAALISSITTGHRALMNEDLKNAFNRTGLAHILSISGTHFGLFSVLLFGIFRLIIKILPYSILQKITIFLTPAQAAALLSFPFMLTYLGISGSSIPAVRSFIMISLFLFGMIIGRKGFWLNSLLFAALIIALWNPEHIFSLSFQLSFIAVFFIGMFIKDKKTEKDHRIMKYIKNILLIPISASIGIAPLVAYYFHYFSFISPISNLLVAPLIGFIIIPLSVLSSFLYLVSGYFIFTPLIEFLTKFSISLVRLFSEIPFAAIKIPNFPPILVLLFYVGFIFYFLLPKNTSSLSLSPLPSEGGGGGKGNISSRQRYTILIPFIPVLIYFSFTIFEKKYIEITFLDVGQGDSAVIELPDGKTIVTDTGKTGRETATFLDYRGKRTIDALILSHSHPDHTGGLYYLLDRFEIREIWHNGRMIFSEIPDKLTFRAFNRGDRIDGDNYSIYILHPYPEFYTLSSEEDDEANNDSLVLKIQSINHSFLFTGDIEEEAEESILHIGDWLKSNVLKVPHHGGKTSAYQPFFRSVSPQIAVISCGRGNTFGHPHQDTIDALDGAEIFRTDIHGAIKITESATGLKIKTYKDSQFKQANSILEEMSNLKKLFQTW; this is translated from the coding sequence ATGCATTTTTTCATAGCATTTCTTACAGGCGTAGTTATTTTTAAAGTTTTTCCCTATTTTCCATTTTCTTCCATTTTTACCATAGTGCTTATTTCTCTTATTATATTATTAAAAAGAAAATTTATTCCTGTATTAATCATACTCACTGGAATCATTACAGGAATTTCATACGCTTATATCAGATATGAACCAGATCTACTTCTGCATTATTTTGGAAGGGAAGTTACGGTAAACGGCATTTTTGTATCTTATCCAATAAAAAATAATAACGATACATACAATCAAATCTTCAGGATAGCATCTGCAGTAGATAGTAACAGTCAGCAATATCTCCAGGAACTCGATAATCAGGAAATTACACTTTTTTCTGACGAACCATTTGAACCTGGACTAAAATGCAAACTCAGAATAAAGTTTCTGAAAAATAGAGAAAGATTGAACCCGGGTGAGCAATTAAACCAACATAGGTATGCAAATGTTCTCGATATATATAATGAAGGGGAAAAGATTATTTCATTGAATAAAAAGATTCAAGATTGCCGGAATAGAATCAATGTATATATAGAAAAGCATTTTACAAAAGATTCTGCAGCTCTGATTTCATCAATTACAACTGGGCACAGGGCACTTATGAATGAAGATTTGAAAAATGCTTTTAATAGAACAGGACTGGCACATATACTTAGCATCTCTGGCACGCATTTCGGTTTATTCTCTGTGCTTCTATTTGGTATATTTCGTCTGATTATTAAAATTCTTCCATACAGTATCTTACAGAAAATAACGATTTTTTTGACTCCTGCACAAGCTGCTGCGTTATTAAGCTTCCCTTTTATGTTAACCTATCTCGGCATTTCCGGTTCCAGCATTCCTGCGGTCAGATCATTCATAATGATAAGCCTTTTTCTATTCGGGATGATCATCGGCAGAAAAGGTTTCTGGTTAAATTCACTTCTGTTTGCTGCATTAATAATAGCGTTATGGAATCCAGAACATATATTCAGTCTTTCTTTTCAGCTTTCTTTTATAGCTGTATTTTTTATAGGCATGTTCATTAAAGATAAAAAAACAGAAAAAGACCATAGGATAATGAAATATATCAAAAATATTCTACTTATTCCAATTTCAGCGTCAATTGGAATCGCTCCATTAGTAGCATATTATTTTCACTATTTTTCTTTCATATCCCCTATCTCGAATCTATTAGTAGCACCTCTTATTGGTTTTATCATCATACCACTTTCTGTTTTATCATCATTTTTATATCTTGTTTCTGGTTATTTCATCTTTACTCCACTTATCGAATTTTTAACTAAATTTAGTATTTCGCTTGTAAGACTTTTCTCTGAAATTCCATTTGCAGCTATAAAAATTCCAAATTTTCCTCCAATATTAGTACTACTCTTCTATGTTGGGTTCATTTTTTATTTTCTTTTACCAAAAAATACTTCTTCCCTCTCCCTCTCTCCCCTTCCCAGTGAGGGAGGGGGTGGGGGGAAGGGTAATATTTCGTCAAGACAGAGGTATACCATTCTAATCCCTTTTATTCCTGTGCTTATTTACTTCTCATTCACAATCTTTGAAAAAAAATATATTGAAATCACATTTCTTGATGTCGGGCAAGGGGATTCTGCAGTCATTGAGCTTCCTGATGGCAAAACAATTGTAACAGACACGGGTAAAACTGGAAGGGAAACCGCCACATTCCTTGATTATAGAGGTAAAAGAACTATAGATGCCCTCATACTTTCACATAGCCATCCTGACCACACTGGGGGTCTATATTATTTACTGGATAGATTCGAGATTAGAGAAATCTGGCATAACGGACGTATGATTTTTTCTGAGATACCAGATAAGTTAACCTTTCGTGCATTCAACAGGGGTGATAGGATTGATGGAGATAATTATTCTATTTATATTCTTCATCCATATCCTGAATTCTACACATTATCTAGTGAAGAAGATGACGAGGCTAATAACGACTCGCTGGTTCTAAAAATTCAGAGCATTAATCACTCATTTCTCTTTACCGGAGATATCGAAGAAGAGGCTGAAGAGAGTATACTGCATATTGGTGATTGGTTGAAAAGTAATGTATTGAAAGTTCCACATCATGGCGGAAAAACATCTGCCTATCAGCCCTTCTTTCGTTCAGTATCTCCGCAAATAGCTGTAATCAGTTGCGGACGTGGAAATACATTTGGGCATCCACACCAGGATACCATAGATGCATTAGATGGAGCAGAAATATTCAGGACAGACATTCACGGAGCGATCAAAATTACCGAATCAGCTACTGGACTTAAGATTAAAACATATAAGGATTCCCAATTTAAACAGGCTAATTCTATTTTAGAAGAAATGAGCAATCTGAAAAAACTTTTTCAGACCTGGTAA
- a CDS encoding phosphoglucosamine mutase translates to MKLFGTDGIRGTVNRSPMTPETVLRIGMAIASLLREKHGRNMILIGKDTRLSGYMIESALTSGICSMGMNVTLVGPLPTPGIAFLTRTLRLDAGIVISASHNPFEDNGIKFFSSKGFKLPDALEKKIEELVHDDELSKLRAKGPDIGKAYRLDDATGRYIEYIKSTIPRGTTFEGMKVVIDCANGATYKTTPWLLCELGADVISINNKPDGKNINAGCGSLNIEGLQKAVKQHKADIGIAHDGDGDRALFCDEKGNIVDGDKIMGMWAVEMKNNNTLSKNTVVATVMSNLGLEKFLKSSGIKLIRTKVGDRFVVEKMLEGGFNLGGEQSGHIVFLDHNTTGDGPLTAVQVMHLMKKKDSPLSKLAANIKLYPQVLMNVTIRQNIDFRDIPEIMDVIHYAEKRLIDSGRILVRPSGTEPKLRIMLEGIDRRLITKLGKDIVRVIKEKMA, encoded by the coding sequence ATGAAGCTTTTTGGAACAGATGGGATAAGAGGCACAGTTAATAGATCTCCTATGACACCTGAAACGGTTTTGAGAATTGGTATGGCTATAGCAAGCCTTCTTAGAGAAAAACATGGCAGAAATATGATCCTAATAGGAAAGGATACACGGCTGTCAGGTTATATGATAGAGAGTGCTCTTACTTCAGGTATCTGTTCGATGGGAATGAATGTTACACTTGTTGGACCACTTCCTACACCAGGGATAGCATTCCTTACAAGGACATTAAGACTTGATGCAGGAATTGTTATCTCTGCATCTCACAATCCGTTTGAAGATAATGGAATAAAATTTTTCTCTTCTAAAGGTTTCAAGCTACCTGATGCACTTGAAAAAAAGATAGAAGAACTCGTACATGACGATGAACTCTCAAAGCTTAGAGCAAAAGGACCAGATATAGGTAAAGCCTATCGTCTGGACGATGCAACAGGTCGTTACATAGAATATATCAAATCAACTATACCGAGGGGCACTACTTTTGAGGGTATGAAGGTAGTAATTGACTGTGCAAATGGAGCTACATATAAAACTACCCCATGGCTTTTATGTGAGCTTGGAGCAGATGTAATTTCTATCAACAATAAGCCTGATGGAAAAAATATTAATGCAGGCTGCGGTTCTCTTAATATTGAAGGTTTGCAAAAAGCAGTAAAACAGCATAAGGCAGATATAGGTATAGCTCATGATGGAGATGGAGACAGGGCTCTATTTTGTGACGAAAAAGGCAATATTGTAGATGGTGATAAGATAATGGGAATGTGGGCAGTAGAAATGAAAAATAATAATACACTAAGTAAAAACACTGTTGTAGCAACAGTGATGAGCAATCTTGGACTTGAAAAATTTTTAAAAAGTAGCGGGATAAAACTAATCAGGACAAAAGTTGGAGATAGGTTCGTTGTTGAAAAAATGCTCGAAGGTGGATTCAATCTCGGGGGCGAACAATCAGGACATATTGTATTTCTTGATCATAATACAACTGGAGATGGCCCTCTCACAGCGGTCCAGGTTATGCATTTGATGAAAAAGAAAGATTCACCTCTTTCGAAACTCGCTGCTAATATAAAGCTTTACCCACAGGTTCTAATGAATGTTACCATTAGACAAAATATTGATTTCAGAGATATACCTGAAATTATGGATGTAATACATTATGCAGAAAAACGACTTATAGACTCGGGAAGGATACTCGTCAGACCTTCAGGGACTGAGCCAAAATTAAGAATTATGCTTGAAGGAATTGACAGAAGGCTTATTACAAAGCTCGGGAAAGATATAGTCAGGGTGATTAAAGAAAAGATGGCCTGA
- a CDS encoding YbbR-like domain-containing protein — protein MKKENIFSKNFGLKIAAIFLSIVLWFYVTSRGQSEMYLDVPVEFKNIPPGLEMVNNTVKMISLNVKGQERFIRNLKPSDIRISIDLSKTKKGDNVYYITRDDIKTPHGITVSNINPSSLKITTEETLSKTVKVSPVIIGELEKDYSVRSVTIEPPTVVVEGSKSEVRKINKLKTEPLDITGITESFSQDLKLDLKGKNIRAKPDVIKIRVNVEK, from the coding sequence ATGAAAAAGGAAAATATCTTTTCAAAAAATTTTGGATTAAAGATCGCTGCAATATTCTTATCTATCGTTTTGTGGTTTTACGTAACTTCACGAGGTCAATCCGAGATGTACCTTGATGTCCCGGTGGAGTTTAAAAATATTCCTCCGGGTCTCGAGATGGTTAATAATACAGTAAAAATGATCAGTCTTAATGTTAAAGGACAGGAAAGATTTATCAGAAACCTCAAGCCCTCGGATATCAGGATTTCAATCGACCTTAGTAAAACAAAAAAAGGCGATAATGTCTATTACATAACACGTGATGATATTAAAACCCCGCATGGTATTACGGTATCGAATATAAATCCATCAAGTCTAAAAATAACCACAGAAGAGACTTTATCAAAAACTGTCAAGGTAAGTCCTGTTATAATAGGTGAACTGGAAAAAGATTATTCTGTTAGGTCTGTAACTATAGAGCCACCTACTGTTGTAGTCGAAGGTTCAAAATCTGAAGTCAGAAAGATTAATAAACTAAAGACCGAGCCTCTGGATATAACAGGTATCACTGAGTCATTTTCTCAGGATTTGAAACTTGACTTAAAAGGTAAGAATATCCGGGCTAAGCCCGATGTTATCAAAATAAGAGTGAATGTGGAGAAATGA
- a CDS encoding TIGR00159 family protein: MGAFMEFRWQDAIDIILMSIILYRLLLLIKGTRAAQMLGGLGVLLLASILSRYFELYTVDWLIQSFWTHIVIAIIILFQPEIRRALAQMGEARFLHTLTSAEELKSLDEIIKATIALSNRKIGALIAIERETSLKDFVEIGTPLDAKVSKEVLLSIFHPTSPIHDGAVVIKGNRIVAAGCFLPITTESDISRSLGTRHRAGIGLSEETDAVVIIVSEETGAISMAINGKLERPFDLGLLRDALTDLFTKKAMK; this comes from the coding sequence ATTGGAGCATTTATGGAATTCAGATGGCAGGATGCGATAGATATCATACTTATGTCAATCATACTCTATCGCCTGCTGCTGTTGATAAAGGGAACGAGAGCTGCCCAGATGCTTGGCGGGCTCGGAGTCCTGTTGCTGGCATCTATACTATCAAGATATTTTGAACTCTATACAGTTGACTGGCTAATACAAAGTTTCTGGACACATATTGTTATTGCTATCATCATACTCTTCCAGCCTGAAATAAGAAGAGCACTTGCACAGATGGGAGAAGCACGTTTCCTCCATACGCTCACTTCTGCCGAGGAGTTGAAATCACTCGATGAGATTATTAAAGCTACCATAGCACTCTCTAACAGAAAAATCGGCGCTCTTATTGCTATTGAGCGTGAAACGAGTCTCAAGGACTTTGTCGAAATAGGCACTCCACTTGATGCAAAGGTATCAAAAGAGGTGTTGTTAAGTATTTTTCATCCGACATCTCCCATTCATGATGGAGCTGTTGTAATAAAAGGCAACAGAATTGTTGCTGCAGGATGTTTTCTACCTATCACTACAGAGAGTGATATAAGCAGATCACTGGGAACACGCCACCGGGCAGGAATCGGGCTTTCAGAAGAGACTGATGCTGTTGTAATAATCGTTTCGGAAGAGACCGGTGCGATATCAATGGCGATAAATGGAAAATTAGAGAGGCCTTTTGATCTGGGCTTGCTCAGAGACGCACTGACTGATTTATTTACTAAAAAAGCAATGAAATGA
- a CDS encoding hydrogenase maturation protease, translating to MEKNILILCCGYPFETDKAFGYQVAKILEKMNLPENVDLMEVGESACMIPSFIDGKEKLIVIDYFQTGQTPGTIVRLKQEEVPLTVNGVTDVPKLHLIETLEQIAISGKLPETTFIGVVPKDITTVGTSLTPEIGEKIPEVVNLIIKEIKN from the coding sequence ATGGAAAAGAATATTTTGATTTTGTGCTGCGGCTATCCTTTTGAAACTGATAAAGCATTTGGCTATCAAGTGGCAAAAATTCTGGAAAAGATGAATCTACCTGAAAATGTTGATTTAATGGAAGTGGGTGAATCTGCCTGTATGATTCCAAGTTTTATTGATGGCAAGGAAAAATTAATTGTTATTGATTATTTTCAAACAGGACAAACACCAGGTACTATAGTTCGATTAAAACAAGAAGAGGTTCCTTTGACAGTCAATGGAGTGACAGACGTTCCTAAATTACATCTTATAGAAACTCTAGAACAAATAGCTATTAGTGGAAAACTTCCAGAGACTACATTTATCGGAGTGGTGCCAAAAGATATCACAACAGTAGGCACAAGTTTAACTCCTGAAATAGGCGAAAAGATTCCGGAAGTGGTTAATCTTATTATTAAAGAAATCAAAAATTAA
- a CDS encoding cytochrome C has translation MFIKRILIITFFILITFPTFEIHPQELSDYLHLDKNKLPKGCGSCHKGHGIFNTPMLPEQKEKFCFRCHGYDDIRNLMKQMGYLSDDVDLTNIEKEFGKPYHHPIENTGIHQYGEALPELNPSTPRHSECIDCHNYHYVKKDDITFGIKGFNSQGFIVQNINSEYELCFKCHSNSANLPVDQTNKATMFNLLNPSYHPVVGSGKNSDVPSLIFPLTSLSMIKCSDCHGNNNLDGPKGPHGSDYEHILKMNFNHDDGPESEFAYQLCYQCHNRNSILSNESFFYHNLHISIVGASCRTCHNPHGSIQYTHLIDLESPSIGHSDSGNLDFIDLGNKTGQCFLNCHSRNHDPATYP, from the coding sequence ATGTTCATTAAAAGAATTTTAATAATTACATTCTTTATTCTAATTACATTTCCTACATTTGAGATTCATCCTCAAGAACTAAGTGATTATTTGCATCTTGATAAAAATAAATTGCCCAAAGGATGTGGAAGTTGTCATAAAGGGCACGGCATTTTCAATACCCCTATGCTTCCAGAACAAAAAGAAAAATTTTGCTTCAGGTGTCACGGATACGATGATATAAGAAACCTGATGAAACAAATGGGGTATCTTTCTGATGATGTCGATTTAACAAATATAGAAAAAGAATTTGGAAAGCCGTATCATCACCCAATAGAAAATACTGGTATTCATCAATATGGTGAAGCATTACCCGAATTAAATCCTTCTACTCCAAGACACTCAGAATGTATTGACTGTCATAATTATCATTATGTAAAAAAAGATGATATAACATTTGGTATTAAAGGGTTTAACAGTCAAGGATTCATAGTACAAAATATCAATTCTGAATATGAATTATGCTTTAAGTGTCACTCTAACAGTGCGAATTTACCCGTAGACCAGACAAATAAAGCAACAATGTTTAATTTATTGAATCCGTCATATCATCCTGTTGTTGGCAGCGGAAAAAATAGTGATGTCCCGAGTCTCATTTTTCCATTAACATCTTTAAGTATGATAAAATGTAGTGATTGCCACGGGAATAATAATTTGGACGGACCAAAAGGTCCACATGGCTCAGATTATGAGCACATACTCAAAATGAATTTTAATCATGATGATGGACCTGAAAGCGAATTTGCTTATCAGCTTTGTTATCAATGTCATAATAGAAATAGTATATTAAGTAATGAAAGTTTCTTTTATCATAATCTTCATATTTCAATAGTCGGGGCTTCCTGCAGGACATGTCATAATCCCCACGGAAGCATCCAATATACTCATCTTATAGATTTAGAGTCTCCTTCTATAGGTCATTCTGATAGTGGAAATTTAGACTTTATAGACCTTGGGAATAAAACTGGCCAGTGTTTTCTAAACTGTCACAGTAGAAACCATGATCCAGCTACTTATCCTTAA
- a CDS encoding cytochrome c3 family protein, producing MKVKQLIYLFILCLFLLFSFSKESTAIINTKHNLSISGLGNIKSTKETEICIFCHTPHNAYPDYPLWGHEITPVNYYTHYTSDTLKSYSSEADAPPIDGVSRLCLSCHDGTVAIGAIITKKGKIEMVNIEDIIELGRLRPGASGYLGTDLSGGHPISIKFDAILANIRNADPYLIHLNWPIIDQDVKLYQTQDGYGVQCSSCHDPHGGKGGIDAPPLWRKTTYDEVCLVCHTLSTIIGH from the coding sequence ATGAAAGTTAAACAGCTAATTTATCTTTTCATTTTATGTCTTTTTCTACTTTTTAGTTTTTCTAAAGAATCTACCGCAATAATAAATACAAAGCATAATCTTTCAATATCAGGTCTTGGCAATATAAAGTCTACAAAAGAAACAGAAATCTGTATATTCTGTCATACACCTCATAATGCCTATCCTGATTATCCTTTGTGGGGACATGAAATCACGCCCGTCAATTATTATACGCATTACACAAGTGATACATTGAAATCATATTCCTCAGAAGCAGATGCTCCACCTATTGATGGTGTTTCTCGTCTCTGTCTCAGTTGCCATGATGGAACTGTAGCCATCGGAGCGATTATTACAAAAAAAGGTAAAATCGAAATGGTAAATATTGAAGATATTATTGAACTTGGAAGACTTAGACCAGGGGCGTCAGGATATTTAGGAACGGATTTATCAGGTGGTCATCCGATATCCATAAAATTTGATGCCATATTAGCAAACATCAGAAATGCAGATCCATATCTCATACATTTAAATTGGCCTATTATAGACCAAGATGTAAAACTTTATCAGACACAGGATGGATACGGCGTTCAATGTTCATCTTGTCACGATCCTCATGGAGGAAAGGGCGGAATAGATGCTCCACCGTTATGGAGAAAAACTACATATGATGAAGTATGCCTTGTCTGTCATACATTATCAACAATAATAGGACATTAA